In Solea solea chromosome 17 unlocalized genomic scaffold, fSolSol10.1 SUPER_17_unloc_1, whole genome shotgun sequence, the following are encoded in one genomic region:
- the LOC131449257 gene encoding NACHT, LRR and PYD domains-containing protein 12-like isoform X2 yields the protein MNQIKDSEEEAPPSKTTLCEEHEGQRRIHQQRPDSAGPGPGPGAGPSCVSMKSDWSMNEPLYFKQEQRTIHQQGPDSARPGPGPSCVSMKSDLSIDRYINFRDGQKHGELIVDQQRTEVLSGQSVQQHGADLDSIFKLLEENIICFVKNELKKIHKVLDTDHTEVSESQREDEEQRSSREAFLKITEDFLRRMKQEKLADKIRASACRRELKSNLKKKFQCLFEGVAKAGNPTLLNEIFTELYITEGGTGEVNEEHEVRQIERASWKPDRPETSIRQEDIFKASVGRGGPIRRVMTKGVAGIGKTVLTQKFTLDWAEDKSNQDVQLMFPFTFRELNVLKEKKFSLVELIHHFFTETKEAGICRFEDFKVVFIFDGLDECRLPLDFHNTEILTDVTASTSVDVLLTNLIRGKLLPSARLWITTRPAAANQIPPDCVDMVTEVRGFTDPQKEDYFRKRFRYEEKARRIISHIQTSRSLHIMCHIPVFCWITATVLENMLKTRDGGELPKTLTEMYIHFLVVQSKVKRVKYDGGAETDPHWSPENRKMIKSLGKLAFEQLQKGNLIFYESDLRECGIDITAASLYSGVFTQIFKEERGLYQDKFFCFVHLSVQEFLAALHVHLTFITSGTNLLSEELTTSQWPRLLRKKPKLNHLHQSAVDEALLSPNGHLDLSLRFLLGLSLETNQKLLRALLTQTGSGSQTNQETVEYIKKKISENLSAERSINLFHCLNELNHRSLVEEIQESLTSGRLSTKTLSPAQWSALVFILLSPGKDLEEFDLKKYSASEEALLKLTPVVKASNKALLSGCNLSERSCEALSSVLNSVSSSLRHVDLSKNDLQDPGVKLLCDGLKSPHCSLKTLRMSGCNLSERSCEALSSVLSSVSSSLRHVDLSNNDLQDPGVKLLCDGLKSPHCSLVTLSLSGCLVSKEGCSSLTSALNSNPSHLRELDLSNNDLQDPRVKLLCDGLKSPLCSLETLSLSGCLVSEEGCSSLTSALNSNPSHLRELDLSNNDLQDPGVKLLCDGLKSPHCSLETLSLSGCLVSEEGCSSLTSALNSNPSHLRELDLSYNHPGDSGEKLLSAGLKSPHWRLDTLRMDHAGEQRLKPGLRKYSCELELDTNTMSRELKLSDDNRKVTNVTEDQSYPDHPDRFKSWPQLLCRPGLTGRCYWEVEWRGRVNISLSYRGIKRKGNSSDCLFGNNDQSWSLICSDDLGNSVRHCRTQTPIMSSVSHRVSVYVDCPAGTLSFYSVSSDSLIHLHTFRTTFTEPVYPGFWVCRGSSVSLCPL from the exons agttgatcagcagaggacagaggttctcagtggtcagtctgtccagcagcatggagcagacctggactccatatttaag ctgctggaggagaacatcatctgctttgtgaagaacgagctgaagaagatccacaaggttctggatacagatcacacagaagtctcagagagtcagagggaggatgaggagcagaggagcagcagagaggcctttctgaagatcacagaggacttcttaaggaggatgaagcaggagaagctagctgaca aaatcagagcttcagcttgtcgacgtgaactcaaatcaaacctgaaaaagaagttccagtgtttgtttgagggcgtggctaaagcaggaaaccccacccttctgaatgagatcttcacagagctttacatcacagagggagggactggagaggttaatgaagaacatgaggtcagacagattgaaagagcttcctggaaaccagacagaccagaaacatccatcagacaagaagacatctttaaagcctcagtTGGAAGAGgcggaccaatcagaagagtgatgacaaagggcgtggctggcattgggaaaacagtgttaacacagaagttcactctggactgggctgaagacaaaagcaaccaggacgtacagctcatgtttcccttcaccttcagagagctgaatgtgctgaaagagaagaagttcagtttggtggaactcatccatcacttcttcactgaaaccaaagaagcaggaatctgcaggtttgaagactttaaggtggtcttcatctttgatggtctggacgagtgtcgacttcctctggacttccacaacactgagatcctgactgacgtcacagcgtccacctcagtggacgtgctgctgacaaacctcatcagggggaaactgcttccctctgctcgcctctggataaccacacgacctgcagcagccaatcagatccctcctgactgtgtggacatggtgacagaggtcagagggttcacggacccacagaaggaggactacttcaggaagaggttcagatATGAGGAGAaggccaggaggatcatctcccacatccagacatcacgaagcctccacatcatgtgccacatcccagtcttctgctggatcactgcaacagttctggagaacatgctgaaaaccagagatggaggagaactgcccaagaccctgactgagatgtacatccacttcctggtggttcagtccaaagtgaagagggtcaaatatgatggaggagctgagacagatccacactggagtccagagaacaggaagatgattaagtctctggggaaactggcttttgagcagctgcagaaaggaaacctgatcttctatgaatcagacctgagagagtgtggcatcgatatcacagcagcttcactttactcaggagtcttcactcagatctttaaagaggagagaggcctgtaccaggacaagttcttctgctttgtccatctgagtgttcaggagtttctggctgctcttcatgttcatctgaccttcatcacctctggaacaaatctgttgtcagaagAACTAACAACGAGCCAGTGGCCCAGACTGTtaagaaaaaaacctaaactgaatcatctgcaccagagtgctgtggacgaggccttactgagtccaaatggacacctggacttgtccctCCGGTTCCTCCTGGGActttcactggagaccaatcagaagctcttaagagctctactgacacaaacaggaagtggttcacagaccaatcaggaaacagttgagtacatcaagaagaagatcagtgagaatctgtcagcagagagaagcatcaacctgttccactgtctgaatgaactgaaccatcgttctcttgtggaggagatccaagagtccctcacatcaggacgcctgtccacaaagacactgtctcctgctcagtggtcagctctggtcttcatcttactgtcaccaggaaaagatctggaagagtttgacctgaagaaatactctgcttcagaggaggctcttctgaagctgacgccggtggtcaaagcctccaacaaagctct actgagtggctgtaacctctcagagagaagctgtgaagctctgtcctcagtcctcaactctgtgtcctctagtctgagacacgtggacctgagtaaaaacgacctgcaggatccaggagtgaagctgctgtgtgatggactgaagagtcctcactgttctctgaagactctcag aatgagtggctgtaacctctcagagagaagctgtgaagctctgtcctcagtcctcagctctgtgtcctctagtctgagacacgtggacctgagtaacaatgacctgcaggatccaggagtgaagttgctgtgtgatggactgaagagtcctcactgttctctggtgactctcag tctgtcaggttgtctggtctcaaaagaaggatgttcttctctgacctcagctctgaactcaaacccctcccatctgagagaactggacctgagtaacaatgacctgcaggatccacgagtgaagctgctgtgtgatggactgaagagtcctctctgttctctggagactctcag tctgtcaggttgtctggtctcagaggaaggatgttcttctctgacctcagctctgaactccaacccctcccatctgagagaactggacctgagtaacaatgacctgcaggatccaggagtgaagctgctgtgtgatggactgaagagtcctcactgttctcttgagactctcag tctgtcaggttgtctggtctcagaggaaggatgttcttctctgacctcagctctgaactccaacccctcccatctgagagaactggacctgagctacaatcatccaggagactcaggagagaagctgctgtctgctggactgaagagtcctcactggagactggacactctcag gatggaccatgctggagagcagaggttaaaacctggtctcaggaagt attcatgtgaactggaactggacacaaacacaatgagcagagaactcaaactgtctgacgacaacaggaaagtgaccaatgtgacagaagatcagtcgtatcctgatcatccagacagatttaaGTCCTggcctcagctgctgtgtagacctggtctgactggtcgctgttactgggaggtcgagtggagaggaagagttaatatatcactgagttacagaggaatcaagaggaaaggcaacagttctgactgtttgtttggaaataatgatcagtcctggagtctgatcTGCTCTGATGATCTTGGTAACTCTGTCCGTCACTGTAGGACACAAacacccatcatgtcctctgtctctcacagagtatcagtgtatgtagactgtcctgctgggactctgtccttctacagcgtgtcctctgactcactgatccacctccacaccttcaggaccacattcactgaaccggtttatcctgggttcTGGGTCTGTCgtggttcctcagtgtctctgtgtcctctgtag
- the LOC131449257 gene encoding NACHT, LRR and PYD domains-containing protein 12-like isoform X3: MNQIKDSEEEAPPSKTTLCEEHEGQRRIHQQRPDSAGPGPGPGAGPSCVSMKSDWSMNEPLYFKQEQRVDQQRTEVLSGQSVQQHGADLDSIFKLLEENIICFVKNELKKIHKVLDTDHTEVSESQREDEEQRSSREAFLKITEDFLRRMKQEKLADKIRASACRRELKSNLKKKFQCLFEGVAKAGNPTLLNEIFTELYITEGGTGEVNEEHEVRQIERASWKPDRPETSIRQEDIFKASVGRGGPIRRVMTKGVAGIGKTVLTQKFTLDWAEDKSNQDVQLMFPFTFRELNVLKEKKFSLVELIHHFFTETKEAGICRFEDFKVVFIFDGLDECRLPLDFHNTEILTDVTASTSVDVLLTNLIRGKLLPSARLWITTRPAAANQIPPDCVDMVTEVRGFTDPQKEDYFRKRFRYEEKARRIISHIQTSRSLHIMCHIPVFCWITATVLENMLKTRDGGELPKTLTEMYIHFLVVQSKVKRVKYDGGAETDPHWSPENRKMIKSLGKLAFEQLQKGNLIFYESDLRECGIDITAASLYSGVFTQIFKEERGLYQDKFFCFVHLSVQEFLAALHVHLTFITSGTNLLSEELTTSQWPRLLRKKPKLNHLHQSAVDEALLSPNGHLDLSLRFLLGLSLETNQKLLRALLTQTGSGSQTNQETVEYIKKKISENLSAERSINLFHCLNELNHRSLVEEIQESLTSGRLSTKTLSPAQWSALVFILLSPGKDLEEFDLKKYSASEEALLKLTPVVKASNKALLSGCNLSERSCEALSSVLNSVSSSLRHVDLSKNDLQDPGVKLLCDGLKSPHCSLKTLRMSGCNLSERSCEALSSVLSSVSSSLRHVDLSNNDLQDPGVKLLCDGLKSPHCSLVTLSLSGCLVSKEGCSSLTSALNSNPSHLRELDLSNNDLQDPRVKLLCDGLKSPLCSLETLSLSGCLVSEEGCSSLTSALNSNPSHLRELDLSNNDLQDPGVKLLCDGLKSPHCSLETLSLSGCLVSEEGCSSLTSALNSNPSHLRELDLSYNHPGDSGEKLLSAGLKSPHWRLDTLRMDHAGEQRLKPGLRKYSCELELDTNTMSRELKLSDDNRKVTNVTEDQSYPDHPDRFKSWPQLLCRPGLTGRCYWEVEWRGRVNISLSYRGIKRKGNSSDCLFGNNDQSWSLICSDDLGNSVRHCRTQTPIMSSVSHRVSVYVDCPAGTLSFYSVSSDSLIHLHTFRTTFTEPVYPGFWVCRGSSVSLCPL; the protein is encoded by the exons agttgatcagcagaggacagaggttctcagtggtcagtctgtccagcagcatggagcagacctggactccatatttaag ctgctggaggagaacatcatctgctttgtgaagaacgagctgaagaagatccacaaggttctggatacagatcacacagaagtctcagagagtcagagggaggatgaggagcagaggagcagcagagaggcctttctgaagatcacagaggacttcttaaggaggatgaagcaggagaagctagctgaca aaatcagagcttcagcttgtcgacgtgaactcaaatcaaacctgaaaaagaagttccagtgtttgtttgagggcgtggctaaagcaggaaaccccacccttctgaatgagatcttcacagagctttacatcacagagggagggactggagaggttaatgaagaacatgaggtcagacagattgaaagagcttcctggaaaccagacagaccagaaacatccatcagacaagaagacatctttaaagcctcagtTGGAAGAGgcggaccaatcagaagagtgatgacaaagggcgtggctggcattgggaaaacagtgttaacacagaagttcactctggactgggctgaagacaaaagcaaccaggacgtacagctcatgtttcccttcaccttcagagagctgaatgtgctgaaagagaagaagttcagtttggtggaactcatccatcacttcttcactgaaaccaaagaagcaggaatctgcaggtttgaagactttaaggtggtcttcatctttgatggtctggacgagtgtcgacttcctctggacttccacaacactgagatcctgactgacgtcacagcgtccacctcagtggacgtgctgctgacaaacctcatcagggggaaactgcttccctctgctcgcctctggataaccacacgacctgcagcagccaatcagatccctcctgactgtgtggacatggtgacagaggtcagagggttcacggacccacagaaggaggactacttcaggaagaggttcagatATGAGGAGAaggccaggaggatcatctcccacatccagacatcacgaagcctccacatcatgtgccacatcccagtcttctgctggatcactgcaacagttctggagaacatgctgaaaaccagagatggaggagaactgcccaagaccctgactgagatgtacatccacttcctggtggttcagtccaaagtgaagagggtcaaatatgatggaggagctgagacagatccacactggagtccagagaacaggaagatgattaagtctctggggaaactggcttttgagcagctgcagaaaggaaacctgatcttctatgaatcagacctgagagagtgtggcatcgatatcacagcagcttcactttactcaggagtcttcactcagatctttaaagaggagagaggcctgtaccaggacaagttcttctgctttgtccatctgagtgttcaggagtttctggctgctcttcatgttcatctgaccttcatcacctctggaacaaatctgttgtcagaagAACTAACAACGAGCCAGTGGCCCAGACTGTtaagaaaaaaacctaaactgaatcatctgcaccagagtgctgtggacgaggccttactgagtccaaatggacacctggacttgtccctCCGGTTCCTCCTGGGActttcactggagaccaatcagaagctcttaagagctctactgacacaaacaggaagtggttcacagaccaatcaggaaacagttgagtacatcaagaagaagatcagtgagaatctgtcagcagagagaagcatcaacctgttccactgtctgaatgaactgaaccatcgttctcttgtggaggagatccaagagtccctcacatcaggacgcctgtccacaaagacactgtctcctgctcagtggtcagctctggtcttcatcttactgtcaccaggaaaagatctggaagagtttgacctgaagaaatactctgcttcagaggaggctcttctgaagctgacgccggtggtcaaagcctccaacaaagctct actgagtggctgtaacctctcagagagaagctgtgaagctctgtcctcagtcctcaactctgtgtcctctagtctgagacacgtggacctgagtaaaaacgacctgcaggatccaggagtgaagctgctgtgtgatggactgaagagtcctcactgttctctgaagactctcag aatgagtggctgtaacctctcagagagaagctgtgaagctctgtcctcagtcctcagctctgtgtcctctagtctgagacacgtggacctgagtaacaatgacctgcaggatccaggagtgaagttgctgtgtgatggactgaagagtcctcactgttctctggtgactctcag tctgtcaggttgtctggtctcaaaagaaggatgttcttctctgacctcagctctgaactcaaacccctcccatctgagagaactggacctgagtaacaatgacctgcaggatccacgagtgaagctgctgtgtgatggactgaagagtcctctctgttctctggagactctcag tctgtcaggttgtctggtctcagaggaaggatgttcttctctgacctcagctctgaactccaacccctcccatctgagagaactggacctgagtaacaatgacctgcaggatccaggagtgaagctgctgtgtgatggactgaagagtcctcactgttctcttgagactctcag tctgtcaggttgtctggtctcagaggaaggatgttcttctctgacctcagctctgaactccaacccctcccatctgagagaactggacctgagctacaatcatccaggagactcaggagagaagctgctgtctgctggactgaagagtcctcactggagactggacactctcag gatggaccatgctggagagcagaggttaaaacctggtctcaggaagt attcatgtgaactggaactggacacaaacacaatgagcagagaactcaaactgtctgacgacaacaggaaagtgaccaatgtgacagaagatcagtcgtatcctgatcatccagacagatttaaGTCCTggcctcagctgctgtgtagacctggtctgactggtcgctgttactgggaggtcgagtggagaggaagagttaatatatcactgagttacagaggaatcaagaggaaaggcaacagttctgactgtttgtttggaaataatgatcagtcctggagtctgatcTGCTCTGATGATCTTGGTAACTCTGTCCGTCACTGTAGGACACAAacacccatcatgtcctctgtctctcacagagtatcagtgtatgtagactgtcctgctgggactctgtccttctacagcgtgtcctctgactcactgatccacctccacaccttcaggaccacattcactgaaccggtttatcctgggttcTGGGTCTGTCgtggttcctcagtgtctctgtgtcctctgtag